The following proteins are co-located in the Microtus ochrogaster isolate Prairie Vole_2 unplaced genomic scaffold, MicOch1.0 UNK87, whole genome shotgun sequence genome:
- the Stk19 gene encoding serine/threonine-protein kinase 19 isoform X3, whose translation MRRSETPREARQVLYPGNQVQKVMKARLLLVRQKQEKELQERGEIKIIQLGFDLDAHGIVFTEDYRTRVLKACDGRPCAAAVQKFLASVLPACGDLSLQQDQMTQTYGFRDSEITHLVNAGVLTVRDAGSWWLAVPGAGRFIKCFVKGRQAVLSMVRKAKYRELLLSELLGRRPPSAVRLGLAYHVHDVIGAQLVDCVPTSSGTLLRLPDT comes from the exons ATGAGGCGGAGTGAGACCCCTAGGGAGGCTAGACAGGTGCTGTATCCCGGTAACCAAGTTCAGAAGGTGATGAAAGCCAGGCTGCTCCTCGTCAGACAGAAACAGGAG aaggagcTTCAAGAGCGGGGAGAGATCAAGATCATCCAGCTAGGCTTTGACTTGGATGCTCATGGAATTGTCTTCACTGAAGACTACAGGACCAGA GTCCTGAAGGCCTGTGATGGCCGACCGTGTGCTGCAGCAGTGCAGAAGTTCCTGGCCTCGGTACTCCCAGCCTGTGGGGACCTTAGTTTACAACAGGACCAGATGACGCAGACTTATGGCTTCAGGGACTCAGAAATCAC GCACCTGGTGAACGCTGGAGTCCTCACTGTCCGAGATGCTGGGAGCTGGTGGCTGGCTGTGCCTGGAGCTGGGAGATTCATCAAGTGCTTTGTGAAAG GGCGCCAGGCTGTACTCAGCATGGTGCGGAAGGCCAAATACCGGGAACTTCTCCTGTCGGAGCTGCTGGGCCGCAGGCCCCCTTCGGCAGTGCGGCTCGGCCTTGCATACCATGTGCATGACGTTATTGGGGCCCAGCTAGTGGACTG TGTCCCCACCAGTTCTGGAACCCTCCTTCGCCTTCCGGATACGTGA
- the Stk19 gene encoding serine/threonine-protein kinase 19 isoform X2 — protein MSRKRQLLASEAFGVKRRRAPGPGRADPLRAGAGNHGNPGAAGPRVAALGGGPRKELQERGEIKIIQLGFDLDAHGIVFTEDYRTRVLKACDGRPCAAAVQKFLASVLPACGDLSLQQDQMTQTYGFRDSEITHLVNAGVLTVRDAGSWWLAVPGAGRFIKCFVKGRQAVLSMVRKAKYRELLLSELLGRRPPSAVRLGLAYHVHDVIGAQLVDCVPTSSGTLLRLPDT, from the exons ATGAGTCGCAAGAGACAGCTCCTGGCTTCTGAGGCCTTTGGAGTGAAGCGGCGGCGGGCGCCGGGGCCCGGGAGAGCGGATCCTCTGAGGGCGGGCGCAGGTAACCATGGCAACCCGGGCGCGGCGGGCCCGAGGGTCGCGGCCCTCGGAGGAGGACCCAGG aaggagcTTCAAGAGCGGGGAGAGATCAAGATCATCCAGCTAGGCTTTGACTTGGATGCTCATGGAATTGTCTTCACTGAAGACTACAGGACCAGA GTCCTGAAGGCCTGTGATGGCCGACCGTGTGCTGCAGCAGTGCAGAAGTTCCTGGCCTCGGTACTCCCAGCCTGTGGGGACCTTAGTTTACAACAGGACCAGATGACGCAGACTTATGGCTTCAGGGACTCAGAAATCAC GCACCTGGTGAACGCTGGAGTCCTCACTGTCCGAGATGCTGGGAGCTGGTGGCTGGCTGTGCCTGGAGCTGGGAGATTCATCAAGTGCTTTGTGAAAG GGCGCCAGGCTGTACTCAGCATGGTGCGGAAGGCCAAATACCGGGAACTTCTCCTGTCGGAGCTGCTGGGCCGCAGGCCCCCTTCGGCAGTGCGGCTCGGCCTTGCATACCATGTGCATGACGTTATTGGGGCCCAGCTAGTGGACTG TGTCCCCACCAGTTCTGGAACCCTCCTTCGCCTTCCGGATACGTGA
- the Dxo gene encoding decapping and exoribonuclease protein, with protein sequence MEPKGTKRKAEKTEVAEPWNQLPRPLSSLRTEPALYSGPFPFYRRPSELGCFSLDAQRQYHGDARALRYYSPPPINGPGPDFDLRDGYPDRYQPRDEEVKERLDHLLRWLLEHRHQLEGGPGWLAGATVTWRGHLTKLLTTPYERQEGWQLAASRFQGTLYLSEVETPAARAQRLARPPLLRELMYMGYKFEQYMCADKPGGSPDPSGEVNTNVAFCSVLRSRLGSHPLLFSGEVDCMNPQAPSTQPPACYVELKTSKEMHSPGQWRNFYRHKLLKWWAQSFLPGVPHVVAGFRNPEGFVCSLKTFPTMEMFENVRNDRDGWSPSVCMNFCAAFLSFAQSTVVQDDPRLVHLFSWEPGGPVTVSVHRDAPYAFLPTWYVEAMTQDLPALSKTPSPKD encoded by the exons ATGGAGCCCAAAGGAaccaagagaaaagcagagaagacagaggtgGCGGAGCCTTGGAACCAGCTCCCGCGTCCACTGTCCTCACTGCGCACGGAGCCTGCTCTGTACTCTggccccttccccttctaccgGCGCCCTTCCGAACTGGGCTGCTTCTCCCTGGACGCCCAGCGCCAGTACCATGGAGATGCCCGAGCCCTGCGTTACTACAGCCCGCCCCCTATCAACGGTCCAGGCCCCGACTTTGACCTCAGAGATGGGTATCCTGATAGATACCAGCCCCGGGATGAGGAAGTCAAGGAGAGGCTGGACCATTTGCTGCGCTGGCTTCTGGAGCACCGACACCAGCTGGAGGG GGGTCCGGGCTGGCTGGCAGGGGCCACAGTAACATGGCGAGGACACCTGACAAAATTGCTGACCACGCCGTATGAGCGGCAGGAAGGCTGGCAGTTGGCAGCCTCGCGGTTCCAAGGGACACTGTACCTAAGTGAGGTGGAGACCCCGGCTGCTCGGGCTCAGAGGCTAGCCAGGCCGCCCCTCCTGCGGGAGCTCATGTACATGGGCTACAAATTTGAGcagtacatgtgtgcag ACAAACCTGGAGGCTCCCCAGACCCCTCCGGGGAGGTTAACACCAACGTGGCCTTCTGCTCTGTGCTACGCAGCCGCCTGGGAAGCCACCCTCTGCTCTTCTCCGGGGAGGTAGACTGCATGAACCCCCAGGCCCCATCCACACAGCCCCCCGCCTGCTATGTGGAGCTCAAGACCTCCAAGGAGATGCACAGCCCTGGCCAGTGGAGGAACTTCTACAG ACACAAGCTTCTAAAGTGGTGGGCTCAGTCGTTCCTCCCAGGGGTCCCACATGTTGTCGCCGGCTTCCGGAACCCAGAAGGTTTCGTCTGTTCCTTAAAGACCTTTCCTACCATGGAGATGTTTGAAAATGTCAGG AATGACCGGGATGGCTGGAGTCCCTCTGTGTGCATGAACTTCTGTGCTGCCTTCCTTAGTTTTGCCCAGAGCACAGTTGTccaggatgaccccag GCTTGTTCACCTCTTCTCTTGGGAACCTGGTGGCCCAGTCACTGTGTCTGTCCATCGGGATGCACCCTATGCCTTCCTGCCCACATGGTATGTGGAAGCCATGACTCAAGACCTCCCGGCACTCTCAAAGACTCCCTCCCCCAAGGACTGA
- the Nelfe gene encoding negative elongation factor E has product MLVIPPGLSEEEEALQKKFNKLKKKKKALLALKKQSSSGTASQGGVKRSLSEQPVVDTATATEQAKQLVKSGAISAIKAETKNSGFKRSRTLEGKLKDPEKGPVPTFQPFQRSVSADEDLQESSRRPQRKSLYESFVSSSDRLRELGPDGEEAEGPGAADGPPRGFDWSYEEHGGARSSASPPRSRSRDRSHERSRDRDRDKDRDKDRDRDKDRDRDRDRDRDKDKDRDRDRDRERDREREREGPFRRSDSFPERRAPRKGNTLYVYGEDMTPTLLRGAFSPFGNIIDLSMDPPRNCAFVTYEKMESADQAVAELNGTQVESVQLKVNIARKQPMLDAATGKSVWGSLAVQNSPKGCHRDKRTQIVYSDDL; this is encoded by the exons ATGTTGGTGATACCTCCCGGGCTGAGCGAAGAGGAAGAGGCGCTGCAGAAGAAATTCAACAAGCTCAAGAAGAAG aaaaAAGCCTTGCTGGCCCTGAAGAAGCAAAGTAGCAGCGGCACGGCGAGCCAGGGTGGCGTCAAACGCT CATTATCGGAGCAGCCTGTGGTGGACActgccacagcaacagaacaggcCAAGCAGCTGGTGAAGTCGGGAGCCATCAGTGCCATCAAGGCAGAAACCAAGAACTCAGGCTTCAAACGTTCTCGGACCCTCGAGGGGAAGTTAAAA GACCCTGAGAAGGGGCCTGTCCCCACTTTCCAGCCGTTCCAGAGGAGCGTATCTGCTGACGAGGACCTGCAGGAG TCATCCAGACGTCCCCAGAGGAAATCTCTGTATGAAAG CTTTGTGTCTTCTAGTGATCGGCTGCGGGAGCTGGGACCagatggagaagaagcagagggcCCCGGGGCTGCTGATGGCCCACCTCGAGGCTTTGACTGGAGCTATGAAGAACACGGTGGTGCCCGCtcctcagcctcccctccccGAAGCCGCAGCCGGGACCGAAGTCATGAGAGGAGCCGAGATAGGGACCGGGACAAAGATCGGGACAAAGATCGGGATCGAGACAAAGACCGCGACAGAGACCGCGACAGAGACCGAGACAAAGATAAAGACCGGGATCGAGACCGAGACCGAGAGCGAGACAGGGAGCGGGAGCGGGAGGGCCCTTTCCGCA GGTCAGACTCGTTCCCCGAGAGGAGGGCCCCTCGGAAGGGGAACACTCTGTATGTGTATGGAGAGGACATGACGCCCACCCTCCTCCGAGGGGCCTTCTCTCCCTTTGGAAACATCATCGACCTCTCCATGGACCCACCTAGAAA CTGTGCCTTCGTCACCTATGAGAAGATGGAGTCTGCGGACCAGGCCGTGGCTGAG CTCAACGGAACCCAGGTGGAATCCGTGCAGCTCAAAGTCAACATAGCCCGCAAACAGCCCATGCTGGACGCTGCTACTGGCAAGTCTGTCTGGGGCTCCCTCG CCGTCCAGAACAGCCCTAAGGGCTGCCACCGGGACAAGAGGACCCAGATTGTGTACAGTGACGATCTGTAG
- the Skiv2l gene encoding helicase SKI2W translates to MLDTERLVLPPPDPLNLPLGALEVGCTGHWELLNVPGAPQSTLPHGLPPCAPDLQQEAEQLFLSSPAWLPLHGVEHSARKWQRKRDPWSLLAVLGAPVPSDLQAQRHPTTGQILGYKEVLLENTNLSATTSLSLRRPPGPAPQSLWGNPTQYPFWPGGMDEPTMTDLSTREEAEEEIDFEKDLLTVPPGFKKGVDFAPKDHQAPVPGLLSLSRLLEPLDLSGGDEDEGEPAGGPGGGTAAASPCSAPLGRASSLEDLVLKEASTIASPLEPPKPAPQEQWAVPVNVTSPVGDFYRLIPEPAFQWAFEPDVFQKQAILHLEQHDSVFVAAHTSAGKTVVAEYAIALAQKHMTRTIYTSPIKALSNQKFRDFRNTFGDVGLLTGDVQLHPEASCLIMTTEILRSMLYSGSDVIRDLEWVIFDEVHYINDAERGVVWEEVLIMLPDHVSIILLSATVPNALEFADWIGRLKRRQIFVISTVARPVPLEHYLFTGNSPKTQGELFLLLDSRGAFHTKGYYAAVEARKERMSKHAQTFGAKQPTHQGGPAQDRGVYLSLLASLRARAQLPVVVFTFSRGRCDEQASGLTSLDLTTSSEKSEIHLFLQRCLARLRGSDRQLPQVLHMSELLRRGLGVHHSGILPILKEIVEMLFSRGLVKVLFATETFAMGVNMPARTVVFDSMRKHDGSTFRDLLPGEYVQMAGRAGRRGLDPTGTVILLCKGRVPEMADLHRMMMVGRAEEAGLGVAAGTKMILNLLRVDALRVEDMMKRSFSEFPSRKDSKAHEEALAELTKRLGALEEPDVTGQLADLPEYYSWGEELTETRNMIQRRIMESVNGLKSLSTGRVVVVKNEEHHNALGVILQVSSTTSRVFTTLVLCDKPVVSESPRDKGPTTPDVPYPDDLVGFKLFLPEGPCEHTVAKLQPGDVAAISTKVLRVNGEKISEDFSKRQQPKFRKDPPLAAVTTAVQELLRLAQAHPSGPPTLDPVNDLQLKDVSVVEGGLRARKLEELIRGAQCVHSPRFPAQYLKLRERRQIQKEMERLSFLLSDQSLLLLPEYHQRVEVLRTLGYVDEAGTVKLAGRVACAMSSHELLLTELMFDNALSALRPEEIAALLSGLVCQSPGDPGDQLPSTLKQGVERVKAVAKRIGEVQVACGLNQTVEEFVGELNFGLVEVVYEWARGMPFSELAGLSGTPEGLVVRCIQRLAEMCRSLRGAARLVGEPVLGAKMETAATLLRRDIVFAASLYTQ, encoded by the exons ATGCTGGACACAGAGAGACTCG TGCTGCCTCCCCCCGATCCCTTGAACCTGCCCCTTGGAGCTCTGGAAGTGGGCTGCACTGGGCACTGGGAGCTGCTGAACGTGCCTGGGGCTCCACAAAGCACT CTACCCCACGGCCTCCCTCCCTGTGCCCCTGAcctacagcaggaagcagagcagctgTTCCTCTCGTCTCCCGCCTGGCTTCCTCTGCATGGTGTGGAACACTCAGCTCG aaAATGGCAGAGGAAGAGGGATCCCTGGTCTCTTCTGGCTGTTTTGGGGGCTCCTGTCCCATCCGACCTTCAGGCCCAGAGACACCCAACCACAGGCCAGATACTGGGCTACAAGGAG GTCTTGCTGGAGAACACAAACCTGTCGGCCACAACCTCCTTGTCCCTTCGCCGGCCTCCAGGGCCAGCCCCCCAGTCACTATGGGGCAACCCAACACAGTACCCTTTCTGGCCTG GTGGGATGGACGAGCCCACCATGACAGATctgagcactcgggaggaagCTGAGGAGGAGATAGACTTTGAGAAAG ATCTTCTCACTGTCCCACCTGGCTTCAAGAAAGGCGTGGATTTTGCTCCCAAGG ATCACCAAGCTCCTGTGCCAGGTTTGCTCAGCCTCAGCCGCCTGCTGGAGCCCCTAGATCTGAGTGGAGGCGATGAGGACGAGGGTGAGCCAGCAGGAGGCCCTGGAGGGGGCACTGCTGCCGCCTCTCCATGCAGTGCTCCCCTGGGCCGAGCAAGCAGCTTGGAGGACCTCGTGTTGAAG GAAGCATCCACAATCGCATCCCCCCTGGAGCCTCCGAAACCTGCACCCCAGGAACAGTGGGCCGTACCTGTGAATGTCACCTCCCCTGTAGGTGATTTTTACCGTCTCATTCCTGAGCCTGCCTTCCAG TGGGCGTTTGAGCCAGATGTGTTTCAGAAGCAGGCCATCCTGCACTTGGAGCAGCATGACTCTGTCTTTGTTGCGGCTCACACATCCGCCGGGAAGACAGTGGTGGCTGAATACGCCATTGCCCTGGCCCAGAAACACATGACCCG TACCATTTACACGTCTCCAATCAAAGCCCTGAGCAACCAGAAGTTTCGGGATTTCCGGAACACATTTGGGGATGTGGGGCTGCTCACAGGGGACGTGCAGCTGCACCCAGAGGCCTCCTGCCTTATCATGACCACAGAGATCCTTCG CTCCATGCTGTACAGCGGCTCAGACGTCATCCGGGACTTGGAGTGGGTCATCTTTGATGAAGTCCACTATATCAATGATGCTGAG CGTGGGGTCGTGTGGGAGGAGGTGCTCATCATGCTCCCTGACCACGTCTCCATCATCCTTCTCAGTGCCACGGTCCCCAACGCCCTGGAGTTTGCTGACTGGATTGG GAGGCTGAAGCGGCGGCAGATCTTTGTGATCAGCACAGTTGCCCGTCCTGTCCCCCTGGAACACTATCTCTTCACAGGAAACAGCCCCAAGACGCAGGGGGAGCTCTTCCTGCTGCTGGACTCCCGAGGGGCCTTCCACACCAAGGG GTACTATGCTGCAGTGGAGGCCAGGAAGGAGAGGATGAGCAAGCATGCCCAGACCTTTGGGGCCAAACAGCCCACGCACCAGGGGGGGCCTGCACAG GACCGAGGGGTGTACCTGTCCTTGCTGGCTTCCCTCCGGGCCCGGGCTCAGCTGCCTGTGGTCGTGTTCACCTTTTCCCGAGGCCGCTGTGATGAGCAGGCTTCAGGCCTCACCTCTCTGGATCTCACTACAAGCTCGGAGAAGAGCGAGATCCACCTCTTCCTGCAGCGCTGCCTTGCACGGCTCCGAGGCTCTGACCGACAGCTACCCCAG GTCCTGCACATGTCAGAGCTCCTTCGCCGGGGCCTGGGTGTGCACCACAGTGGCATCTTGCCCATCCTTAAGGAGATCGTGGAGATGCTGTTCAGCCGAGGGCTGGTCAAG GTCCTGTTTGCCACCGAGACCTTTGCCATGGGAGTAAACATGCCAGCGAGGACTGTGGTGTTTGACTCCATGCGCAAACACGATGGCTCCACCTTCCGGGACCTGCTGCCTGGGGAGTACGTACAGATGGCAGGCCGGGCGGGCCGGAGGGGCCTGGACCCCACGGGTACAGTCATCCTGCTCTGTAAGGGCCGAGTGCCTGAGATGGCAGATCTACACCGCATGATGATGGTGGGTAGAGCGGAGGAGGCCGGGCTGGGTGTAGCTGCGGGCACCAAA ATGATCCTCAACCTGCTGCGGGTGGACGCCCTCAGGGTGGAGGACATGATGAAGAGGAGCTTCTCAGAGTTTCCATCCCGCAAGGATAGCAAG GCCCATGAGGAGGCTCTGGCTGAACTCACCAAGAGGCTGGGGGCCTTGGAGGAACCTGACGTGACTGGCCAACTGGCTGACCTGCCTGAGTATTACAGCTGGGGAGAGGAGCTGACAGAGACCCGCAACATGATCCAG CGACGCATCATGGAGTCTGTGAACGGGCTGAAATCTCTCTCCACGGGAAGGGTGGTAGTTGTGAAGAACGAGGAGCATCACAATGCCTTAGGCGTGATCCTGCAG GTCTCCTCAACCACCAGCAGAGTGTTTACAACGTTGGTCTTGTGTGATAAGCCTGTTGTGTCTGAGAGCCCACGGGACAAGGGGCCAACCACTCCGGACGTGCCCTACCCAGACGACCTTGTGGGCTTCAAGCTGTTCCTGCCTGAAG GGCCCTGTGAGCACACCGTGGCCAAGCTCCAGCCAGGAGATGTGGCTGCCATCTCCACCAAAGTGCTCCGGGTGAACGGGGAGAAGATCTCTGAGGACTTCAGCAAGAGGCAGCAACCAAAATTCAG GAAGGACCCTCCCCTTGCAGCTGTGACCACTGCAGTTCAGGAGCTGCTGCGTCTTGCTCAGGCCCATCCATCAGGGCCCCCGACCCTTGACCCTGTCAACGACCTGCAGCTCAAGGATGTGTCAGTGGTGGAAGGTGGGCTCCGGGCCCGGAAGCTGGAGGAGCTGATCCGGGGGGCTCAGTGTGTGCACAGCCCCCGGTTCCCTGCCCAG TACCTGAAGCTGCGGGAGCGAAGGCAGAttcagaaggaaatggagagacTGAGCTTCCTACTGTCTGACCAGTCGCTGCTGCTGCTCCCCGAGTACCACCAGCGCGTAGAG GTGCTCCGGACCCTGGGCTATGTGGATGAGGCTGGCACGGTGAAGCTGGCAGGCCGAGTGGCCTGCGCCATGAGCAGCCACGAGCTGCTCCTCACAGAGCTCATGTTTGACAATGCGCTGAGCGCCCTGCGACCAGAGGAGATTGCAGCTCTGCTCTCCGGCCTGGTCTGCCAGAGCCCCGGTGACCCTGGGGATCAGCTCCCAAGCACCCTCAAACAG GGGGTGGAGCGTGTCAAAGCTGTGGCTAAGCGGATTGGTGAGGTTCAGGTGGCCTGTGGCCTGAACCAGACAGTGGAAGAATTTGTGGGAGAGCTGAATTTTGGGCTGGTTGAAGTTGTGTATGAGTGGGCTCGGGGTATG CCCTTCTCCGAGTTGGCCGGGCTCTCAGGGACCCCAGAAGGCTTAGTGGTCCGCTGCATCCAGCGCCTGGCTGAGATGTGTCGCTCGCTTCGAGGAGCAGCCCGTTTGGTAGGGGAGCCCGTGCTGGGCGCCAAGATGGAGACGGCAGCCACCTTGCTGCGGCGGGACATTGTCTTCGCAGCCAGCCTCTACACCCAGTAA
- the Cfb gene encoding complement factor B, which produces MMGYSLSPQTCLVLLVLGLCSGGVSTTPMLADRPQVPCSLEGVEIKGGSFQLLQGGQALEYLCPAGFYPYPVPTRTCRSSGSWSALQTRDQKIVKRAECRAIRCPRPQDFENGEYWPRAPYYNLSDQISFQCYDGYTLRGSANRTCQVNGRWDGQTAVCDDGAGYCPNPGIPIGTRKVGSQYRLEDTVTYHCSRGLVLRGSQQRKCQEGGSWSGTEPSCQDSFMYDTPQEVAEAFLASLTETIEGVDAEDGHSPGEQQKRKIILDPSGSMNIYLVLDGSDSIGASNFTGAKRCLTNLIEKVASYGVRPRYGLVTYATVPKVLVRVSDERSSDADWVTEKLNQINYEDHKLKSGTNTKKALQAVYSMMSWAEDVPPEGWNRTRHVIIIMTDGLYNMGGDPVTVIEEIRNLLDIGRDRKNPREDYLDVYVFGVGPLVDPVNINALASKKNNEQHVFRVKDMEDLEDVFYKMIDETKSLGLCGMVWEHKDGTDFHKQPWQAKISVTRPLKGHENCMGAVVSEYFVLTAAHCFTVDDEKHSIKVNVGGKRQDLEIEEVLFHPNYNINEKKAKGIPEFYDYDVALVKLKTKLKYGQTLRPICLPCTEGATRALRLPQTATCKQHKEELLPVKDVKALFVSEEGRKLFRKEVYIKNGDKKDSCERDALKAPGYGSVKDVSEVVTPRFLCTGGVDPYADPNTCKGDSGGPLIVHKRSRFIQVGVISWGVVDVCKGQRWQQLVPAHARDFHINLFQVLPWLKEKLKDEDLGFL; this is translated from the exons ATGATGGGGTATAGCCTGAGTCCTCAGACCTGCCTGGTTCTCTTGGTCTTAGGCCTCTGCTCCGGAG GTGTGAGCACAACTCCCATGCTCGCAGACCGGCCCCAGGTCCCCTGCTCTCTGGAAGGAGTAGAGATCAAAGGTGGCTCCTTCCAGCTTCTCCAAGGTGGCCAGGCCCTGGAGTACCTGTGTCCCGCGGGCTTCTACCCATATCCTGTGCCGACCCGGACCTGCAGATCCTCAGGCTCCTGGAGTGCCCTGCAGACCCGAGACCAGAAGATTGTCAAGAGAGCAGAATGCCGAG CAATACGCTGCCCACGGCCACAGGACTTTGAAAATGGGGAGTACTGGCCCCGGGCCCCCTACTACAACCTGAGTGACCAGATTTCTTTTCAATGCTATGATGGTTACACTCTCCGGGGCTCTGCTAACCGCACCTGCCAAGTGAACGGCCGGTGGGATGGACAAACAGCAGTCTGTGATGATGGAG CGGGATACTGTCCCAACCCGGGTATTCCCATTGGCACAAGGAAGGTGGGCAGCCAGTACCGCCTTGAAGACACTGTTACATATCACTGCAGCCGGGGACTTGTCCTGCGTGGCTCCCAGCAGCGAAAATGTCAGGAAGGTGGCTCATGGAGTGGGACAGAGCCTTCCTGCCAAG ACTCTTTCATGTACGACACCCCTCAAGAGGTGGCCGAAGCCTTCCTAGCCTCCTTGACGGAGACCATAGAAGGAGTCGATGCTGAGGACGGGCATAGTCCAG GGGAACAGCAGAAAAGGAAGATCATCCTGGACCCCTCGGGCTCCATGAATATCTACCTGGTGCTGGATGGATCGGACAGCATCGGGGCCAGCAACTTCACGGGGGCCAAGCGGTGTCTCACGAACTTGATTGAGAAG GTGGCCAGTTATGGGGTGAGGCCAAGGTATGGTCTAGTGACCTATGCCACAGTCCCCAAAGTCTTGGTCAGGGTGTCGGACGAAAGGAGCAGCGACGCTGACTGGGTCACAGAGAAGCTCAACCAAATCAAttatgaag ACCACAAGCTGAAGTCAGGGACCAACACCAAGAAGGCTCTCCAGGCTGTCTACAGTATGATGAGCTGGGCGGAGGATGTCCCGCCGGAAGGCTGGAATCGAACCCGCCATGTCATCATCATTATGACTGATG GCTTGTACAACATGGGCGGAGACCCTGTCACCGTCATCGAGGAGATCCGAAACCTGCTGGACATTGGCAGGGATCGCAAAAATCCCCGGGAAGATTATTTGG aTGTTTATGTGTTTGGGGTCGGGCCTCTGGTGGACCCCGTGAACATCAATGCCTTGGCTTCCAAGAAGAACAACGAGCAGCATGTGTTCAGAGTCAAGGATATGGAGGACCTGGAGGACGTTTTCTACAAGATGATTG ATGAAACCAAATCTCTGGGTCTCTGTGGCATGGTGTGGGAGCACAAGGACGGCACGGACTTCCACAAGCAGCCGTGGCAGGCAAAAATCTCAGTCACT CGTCCACTGAAAGGCCATGAGAACTGCATGGGGGCTGTGGTGTCTGAGTACTTTGTGCTGACGGCAGCACACTGCTTCACGGTAGACGACGAGAAGCACTCCATCAAGGTCAATGTGG gagggaagaggcaggaccTGGAGATCGAAGAGGTCCTATTTCACCCCAACTACAACATCAATgagaaaaaggcaaaaggaaTCCCTGAGTTCTATGACTACGATGTAGCCCTTGTCAAGCTCAAGACCAAGCTCAAGTACGGCCAGACTCTCAG GCCCATCTGTCTCCCCTGCACAGAGGGAGCCACCCGAGCCTTACGGCTTCCTCAGACAGCCACTTGCAAGCAGCACA AGGAGGAGCTGCTCCCTGTGAAGGACGTCAAAGCTCTGTTCGTGTCTGAAGAGGGGAGGAAACTGTTTCGGAAGGAGGTCTACATCAAAAACGGGGACAAG AAAGACAGCTGTGAGAGAGATGCTCTGAAGGCCCCCGGCTATGGATCAGTCAAGGATGTGTCTGAGGTGGTCACCCCCAGGTTCCTCTGCACTGGAGGGGTGGATCCCTATGCTGACCCCAATACTTGCAAAG GAGATTCTGGGGGTCCTCTCATTGTTCACAAGAGGAGCCGCTTCATTCAA GTCGGTGTCATCAGCTGGGGAGTAGTGGATGTCTGCAAAGGCCAGCGGTGGCAACAGCTGGTACCTGCTCACGCCCGGGACTTCCACATCAATCTCTTCCAGGTGCTGCCCTGGCTCAAGGAGAAACTCAAAGATGAGGATTTGGGTTTTCTATGA
- the Stk19 gene encoding serine/threonine-protein kinase 19 isoform X1: MSRKRQLLASEAFGVKRRRAPGPGRADPLRAGAGSAREAVEELARLFPRGLFEDALPPIALRSQVYSLVPDRTVADLQLKELQERGEIKIIQLGFDLDAHGIVFTEDYRTRVLKACDGRPCAAAVQKFLASVLPACGDLSLQQDQMTQTYGFRDSEITHLVNAGVLTVRDAGSWWLAVPGAGRFIKCFVKGRQAVLSMVRKAKYRELLLSELLGRRPPSAVRLGLAYHVHDVIGAQLVDCVPTSSGTLLRLPDT, translated from the exons ATGAGTCGCAAGAGACAGCTCCTGGCTTCTGAGGCCTTTGGAGTGAAGCGGCGGCGGGCGCCGGGGCCCGGGAGAGCGGATCCTCTGAGGGCGGGCGCAG GGTCCGCGCGCGAGGCGGTGGAGGAGCTGGCGCGGCTGTTCCCCCGGGGGCTGTTCGAGGACGCGCTGCCGCCCATCGCGCTGAGGAGCCAGGTGTACAGCCTGGTGCCGGACCGGACGGTGGCCGACCTGCAGCTG aaggagcTTCAAGAGCGGGGAGAGATCAAGATCATCCAGCTAGGCTTTGACTTGGATGCTCATGGAATTGTCTTCACTGAAGACTACAGGACCAGA GTCCTGAAGGCCTGTGATGGCCGACCGTGTGCTGCAGCAGTGCAGAAGTTCCTGGCCTCGGTACTCCCAGCCTGTGGGGACCTTAGTTTACAACAGGACCAGATGACGCAGACTTATGGCTTCAGGGACTCAGAAATCAC GCACCTGGTGAACGCTGGAGTCCTCACTGTCCGAGATGCTGGGAGCTGGTGGCTGGCTGTGCCTGGAGCTGGGAGATTCATCAAGTGCTTTGTGAAAG GGCGCCAGGCTGTACTCAGCATGGTGCGGAAGGCCAAATACCGGGAACTTCTCCTGTCGGAGCTGCTGGGCCGCAGGCCCCCTTCGGCAGTGCGGCTCGGCCTTGCATACCATGTGCATGACGTTATTGGGGCCCAGCTAGTGGACTG TGTCCCCACCAGTTCTGGAACCCTCCTTCGCCTTCCGGATACGTGA